The Planococcus versutus genome contains a region encoding:
- a CDS encoding S8 family peptidase yields the protein MKKSAKFITTAMLTATLLIPAMGVSANGNAVEKENGNEKFRVLIDSANGKEMKNAKSQYGVQWDFENEGFTTNMNEKQFNALQKNKNLSIEKVPEYSIEETSSEPLATYSTMAASQSTPWGIKAIYNNNYLTQSSGGTGINIAVLDTGVNVNHADLATNVEQCKDFTLNSSITNGTCTDRQGHGTHVAGSALANGNGGLYGVAPQADLWAYKVLGDDGTGSSDDIAAAIRHVADQATALKTKVVINMSLGSSAESSLITNAVNYAYNKGVLVIAAAGNSGPSQGSIGFPGALPNAVAVAALENVIQNGTHRVADFSSRGYSYYDGDYSIGKYDVEISAPGAAIYSAWHTGGYATISGTSMASPHAAGLAAKVWATNPSASNVQVRANLQSRAKAYDILSGSGAGYGDDYASGFGFARVQ from the coding sequence ATGAAAAAATCGGCAAAATTCATTACGACGGCAATGTTAACGGCTACTTTGCTTATACCAGCAATGGGCGTTAGCGCAAACGGAAACGCTGTTGAAAAAGAAAACGGCAATGAGAAGTTCCGTGTATTGATCGACTCGGCAAATGGCAAAGAAATGAAAAACGCAAAGAGTCAATACGGGGTACAATGGGATTTTGAAAATGAAGGATTCACAACCAATATGAACGAAAAGCAGTTTAACGCATTACAGAAAAACAAAAACCTTTCTATCGAAAAAGTTCCTGAATACAGCATAGAAGAAACATCGTCAGAGCCGTTAGCAACTTACTCTACAATGGCCGCTTCTCAGTCAACTCCGTGGGGAATTAAAGCCATTTACAATAATAATTACTTAACACAATCTTCAGGAGGCACAGGAATTAATATCGCTGTACTTGATACAGGTGTGAATGTAAATCATGCAGATTTAGCAACTAATGTGGAACAATGCAAGGATTTTACGTTAAATTCTAGTATCACCAATGGAACATGTACAGATCGTCAAGGACATGGCACGCACGTAGCAGGGTCAGCGCTTGCTAATGGAAATGGCGGTTTATATGGTGTAGCTCCACAAGCTGACCTTTGGGCGTATAAAGTATTAGGAGATGACGGCACAGGGTCATCGGATGACATTGCAGCAGCCATTCGTCACGTAGCTGACCAAGCCACGGCATTAAAAACAAAAGTTGTCATTAACATGTCATTAGGATCTTCTGCTGAAAGCAGCTTGATTACAAATGCTGTGAACTATGCTTACAACAAAGGCGTGTTGGTAATTGCAGCAGCAGGAAACTCGGGTCCTTCCCAAGGATCTATCGGTTTCCCAGGAGCTTTACCTAATGCGGTTGCTGTTGCAGCACTTGAAAATGTGATTCAAAATGGTACGCACCGTGTAGCAGACTTTTCTTCACGTGGTTACAGTTATTATGATGGTGATTACTCAATCGGTAAATACGATGTAGAAATTTCAGCTCCAGGTGCAGCAATTTATTCAGCGTGGCACACAGGTGGCTATGCTACGATTAGTGGGACTTCTATGGCTTCTCCACACGCTGCCGGATTGGCGGCGAAAGTTTGGGCCACAAATCCAAGCGCAAGCAATGTCCAAGTTCGCGCGAATTTACAAAGTCGAGCGAAAGCGTATGACATTCTATCAGGATCGGGAGCAGGGTATGGGGATGACTATGCATCCGGCTTTGGATTTGCCCGTGTTCAATAA
- a CDS encoding TRAP transporter large permease gives MALVLFLLLMALFLINVPIAVALGLASTFVFFIDGDVSLIVIIQRMFNSVDSFPLMAIPFFILAGKLMESGGISRRLIHLANVIFGRVKGGLGIVSIVACAFFAAISGSAAATTAAVGALMIPAMVNKGYDKSFATAIQAAGGTIGIMIPPSVPLVLYGVAAGVSVSELFIAGIVPGLFVMVSLILLVYLISLKEGYGGGEKFGFKDFFKAFFDAFLALMMPVIILGGIYGGIFTPTEAAVVAVVYGLFVGIFVYREIKLTDLTRIFASSVTVTAVIMFIIAGASVFGYYLTRQRIPAELTELMLSVTDNWIIALLIINLLLLVCGVFLETSAAIIILTPILVPIANALGIDLVHFGIIMIVNLGIGFITPPVGINLFVAANIAGTKFESLLKAIVPFILVMIVDVLIISFIPGITLFLIGD, from the coding sequence ATGGCGTTAGTCTTATTTCTTTTGTTAATGGCTTTGTTTTTAATTAATGTTCCAATTGCAGTTGCACTTGGACTAGCTTCAACGTTCGTTTTCTTTATTGATGGTGATGTTTCATTAATCGTCATTATTCAGCGAATGTTCAACTCGGTTGACTCATTTCCTCTTATGGCAATTCCATTTTTTATTCTTGCGGGTAAACTGATGGAAAGTGGTGGGATTTCTCGGAGGCTCATTCATCTAGCGAATGTTATTTTTGGTCGCGTAAAAGGCGGACTTGGAATTGTGTCGATCGTTGCATGTGCTTTTTTTGCAGCTATTTCAGGGTCTGCAGCTGCAACAACAGCAGCAGTCGGGGCATTGATGATTCCAGCGATGGTTAATAAAGGGTATGATAAAAGTTTTGCAACAGCGATTCAAGCAGCGGGCGGCACTATCGGAATTATGATTCCGCCAAGTGTTCCGTTAGTCCTATATGGAGTAGCTGCCGGAGTTTCGGTCAGTGAGTTATTTATCGCAGGAATTGTTCCTGGATTGTTTGTGATGGTTTCACTGATTTTGCTGGTTTATTTAATTTCGTTAAAAGAAGGATATGGCGGGGGAGAGAAATTTGGTTTCAAGGATTTTTTCAAAGCATTTTTCGATGCATTCCTTGCTTTAATGATGCCAGTAATTATACTTGGCGGAATTTACGGTGGAATTTTCACGCCAACAGAAGCGGCTGTTGTCGCAGTAGTTTACGGCTTGTTTGTTGGGATTTTTGTTTATCGTGAAATTAAACTAACGGATTTAACAAGAATTTTTGCATCTTCCGTTACGGTAACCGCGGTCATCATGTTTATTATTGCAGGAGCTTCTGTATTTGGTTATTATTTGACACGTCAGCGAATCCCAGCAGAATTAACAGAATTAATGCTCAGCGTAACAGATAATTGGATCATTGCTTTATTGATTATCAACTTATTATTGTTGGTCTGTGGAGTTTTCTTAGAAACGTCAGCAGCTATTATCATTTTAACGCCAATTCTTGTGCCGATCGCGAACGCGCTTGGAATTGATTTGGTGCATTTCGGAATTATTATGATTGTCAACTTGGGTATCGGCTTTATCACGCCACCAGTAGGCATCAATTTATTTGTTGCCGCGAATATCGCTGGTACGAAATTTGAAAGCTTATTAAAGGCAATTGTTCCATTTATTTTGGTGATGATTGTTGATGTTTTGATTATTTCATTTATTCCTGGAATTACGTTATTCCTTATTGGAGATTAA
- a CDS encoding helix-turn-helix domain-containing protein produces MNVGSIIKYYRTKNNMTQSQLADGICSISHLSKTESNTYSPHPSTIEALLLKMGVQLNKEVEKHKQLTRLIEKFIDCSLYYDLDTMRQVYKQLEGQNEYIQSTDLVNQYELYKFRFYIYDNNLSKAEQQKKLLERMKASFLSPEYWIYQFFQSLYFTMTGEKTKSFELLDTLDSGIQSIPQKFEGEFYYQKARMLVLADRYELSAHFAELAVRSFQLHHNYIRLLHAQMLLAINYTRRNLIVQAESLYEILIRNTHLTNQTDLHNQTLYNYTELLRMKHAHYESLEILQSLKEKVEPSTYFHKAVLTSLVESMLETEQDATTQIQELKALSTKSEDKFFRIYVTYFEKRNFSQPDLKTYCEDIMFQFFRKNGYIKETKNVAAELATHYSAQQQWEKAYYYQSFWDENGGEWN; encoded by the coding sequence ATGAACGTTGGGTCTATTATTAAATACTACCGAACTAAAAACAACATGACGCAATCGCAATTAGCAGATGGCATTTGTTCGATTTCCCATTTGAGCAAAACGGAATCGAATACCTACAGTCCTCACCCATCTACAATCGAGGCATTGTTATTAAAAATGGGGGTTCAGCTCAACAAAGAAGTAGAAAAGCATAAGCAATTAACTCGTCTAATTGAGAAGTTTATTGATTGTTCATTGTACTATGATCTCGATACGATGCGCCAAGTGTACAAGCAATTAGAAGGACAAAACGAATACATTCAGTCGACAGACTTGGTCAATCAATACGAACTATATAAATTCCGCTTTTATATTTATGACAACAATTTAAGCAAAGCCGAGCAACAAAAAAAGTTATTAGAGCGAATGAAAGCTTCCTTTTTATCACCTGAATATTGGATTTATCAATTTTTTCAATCCCTTTATTTTACCATGACTGGGGAAAAGACAAAGTCATTTGAACTTCTTGATACACTCGATAGTGGCATTCAAAGCATTCCGCAAAAATTCGAAGGTGAATTCTATTATCAAAAAGCACGCATGCTGGTTCTAGCCGATCGCTATGAACTGTCTGCACATTTTGCCGAATTGGCCGTTCGCTCGTTCCAACTTCATCATAATTACATACGGCTTCTTCACGCTCAAATGCTGTTGGCTATAAACTACACTCGTAGAAACTTAATAGTGCAAGCAGAAAGTTTATATGAAATCTTAATCCGAAACACACACTTAACAAATCAAACCGACTTACACAATCAAACGCTTTATAATTACACAGAGCTATTACGAATGAAACACGCCCATTATGAATCGTTGGAAATTCTGCAATCTTTAAAAGAGAAAGTCGAACCGTCAACGTATTTTCATAAAGCTGTTTTAACGAGTTTGGTTGAATCGATGCTTGAAACAGAACAAGATGCAACAACACAAATTCAAGAATTAAAAGCACTCAGTACAAAAAGTGAAGACAAATTTTTTCGTATCTATGTCACGTATTTCGAGAAACGGAATTTTTCCCAACCAGACCTTAAGACCTATTGTGAAGATATAATGTTCCAATTCTTCAGAAAAAATGGTTATATTAAAGAAACAAAAAATGTTGCTGCAGAACTTGCCACGCATTATAGCGCACAGCAACAATGGGAAAAAGCGTATTACTATCAATCCTTTTGGGATGAGAATGGTGGTGAATGGAATTGA
- a CDS encoding TRAP transporter small permease: protein MSKWINYMNFGIKHVLNLIMALLVTVVFLQVIFRFILNSPLAWTEELARYSLIWLTFLGASYAMSSKAHIGMEFFVKLFAVPVRKILYSVATCASLLFFLLMVIEGYDLAMQGMAQTSPVLRIPMGLIYMVIPLSGIVLIINMTSQFSKDFKSGGV, encoded by the coding sequence ATGAGTAAATGGATCAATTATATGAACTTTGGTATTAAGCATGTATTAAATCTTATTATGGCTTTACTTGTTACAGTCGTTTTTCTACAAGTCATTTTTCGATTTATTTTGAACTCACCTTTAGCTTGGACCGAAGAGTTAGCTCGATATAGCTTGATTTGGCTAACATTTTTAGGCGCGTCGTATGCCATGTCTTCAAAAGCACATATCGGAATGGAGTTTTTCGTCAAATTATTTGCGGTTCCAGTTCGCAAGATTCTCTACAGTGTCGCCACATGTGCAAGTCTTCTTTTTTTCCTGCTTATGGTGATTGAAGGTTATGATCTCGCAATGCAAGGCATGGCTCAAACATCACCCGTTCTAAGGATTCCAATGGGACTCATTTATATGGTGATCCCATTGAGCGGAATTGTTTTGATTATTAATATGACCTCGCAGTTTTCTAAAGACTTTAAAAGCGGGGGTGTCTAA
- a CDS encoding GNAT family N-acetyltransferase: protein MEIVGSVGLFPAKTKSYVWNGVATPYPEIRLLAVIPELQSRGVGTALVEHCLDISKSPNNSMLDYIQVVL, encoded by the coding sequence TTGGAAATTGTCGGCAGTGTTGGGTTGTTTCCGGCCAAGACAAAATCTTACGTCTGGAATGGTGTGGCCACCCCTTATCCAGAAATTCGTTTATTAGCAGTTATTCCCGAGCTTCAATCACGCGGAGTAGGCACTGCACTCGTTGAACATTGCTTAGATATTTCTAAATCTCCAAACAACAGTATGTTGGATTATATACAGGTAGTTTTATGA
- a CDS encoding penicillin-binding transpeptidase domain-containing protein, with protein MAKKITIILTLAFLILLAGCQPKTTPEERLNAYIDHWNSSEFTKMYSDYLNKGTKEAFASEDFVERQQKIYEDLSINNVEVTFTKLEDEKNWDTEKPADFPVQVKMDTVAGPVAFEKNMTLLFETHGETEDWFVEWDPSFIFEQLEKGDEVRVSTTTAQRGEILDRNKKPIAVNGTGYTIGVVPESFTKSEDKKTLAEVLEMSVAAIDEKINQSWVQENQFVPISKAAKNNTKLLEKVKSIPGVSFQETEMREYPYEEALGHLSGYIGPITAEKLEELKDQGYTSTDSIGRRGLEQILEEQLHGENGRKLLIKKQGETGEELLITETPAKDGETVILTIDAELQKSTYNAMEGEAGTSAAVDPKTGETLVLVSSPAYNPNEYMLGISKSRFKALNEDPLNPLFNRFGAAYAPGSTIKPVTAAIGLEAGTLDPSVGLQIDGTTWQKDSSWGDYRVTRLHPEAPNPVDLNTAFVYSDNIYFARQALEMGNNAFVSGLKNFGFEEEIPFALELQTSQISNEGTIGSEGQLADTSFGQGQMLTNILHLASMYEPFLTDGTMHKPLLFMDEEKSQVWKEDLLSAENAEVLREGLRNVVVEGYAQSANSKTVKIAGKTGTAELKGKIGEDGKENGFFVAYDSESPDFILAMMIESIEDNGGSDYVAGFAAKVFEEYKAR; from the coding sequence ATGGCTAAAAAAATAACGATCATTTTGACGTTGGCTTTCTTGATTTTGTTAGCAGGTTGTCAGCCAAAAACGACGCCTGAAGAACGACTAAACGCATACATAGACCATTGGAACAGTAGTGAGTTTACAAAAATGTATAGTGATTATTTAAACAAAGGAACAAAAGAAGCATTTGCATCAGAAGATTTTGTCGAGCGCCAGCAAAAAATTTATGAAGATTTATCTATCAATAATGTCGAAGTGACCTTTACAAAATTAGAAGATGAAAAAAATTGGGATACTGAAAAACCAGCAGATTTTCCCGTACAAGTAAAAATGGATACAGTTGCAGGACCGGTAGCATTTGAAAAAAACATGACCTTGCTATTTGAAACGCATGGTGAAACAGAAGACTGGTTTGTTGAATGGGACCCTTCGTTTATATTTGAACAATTAGAAAAAGGCGACGAAGTGCGTGTGTCAACAACCACTGCACAGCGTGGTGAAATTCTAGATCGCAACAAAAAGCCAATCGCTGTAAACGGAACAGGTTACACTATTGGTGTCGTTCCGGAAAGCTTTACAAAATCGGAGGATAAGAAAACATTAGCAGAAGTTCTTGAAATGTCAGTTGCAGCAATCGATGAAAAAATAAACCAAAGTTGGGTTCAAGAAAATCAATTTGTACCGATTTCTAAAGCAGCTAAAAACAATACCAAACTATTAGAAAAAGTAAAATCGATTCCAGGAGTAAGTTTTCAAGAAACAGAGATGCGTGAATATCCGTATGAAGAAGCTCTTGGACATTTGAGTGGTTATATCGGACCTATCACAGCTGAAAAATTAGAAGAGCTAAAAGATCAAGGCTATACATCAACAGACTCTATTGGTAGACGAGGACTCGAGCAAATACTAGAAGAGCAGCTTCATGGTGAAAATGGACGAAAGCTTCTTATTAAAAAGCAAGGTGAAACTGGCGAGGAATTACTGATTACGGAAACGCCTGCTAAAGATGGTGAAACCGTCATTCTGACCATTGACGCCGAATTACAAAAATCCACTTACAATGCAATGGAAGGTGAAGCAGGAACGAGTGCTGCAGTAGATCCAAAAACAGGTGAAACGTTAGTACTGGTGAGTTCACCTGCTTACAATCCAAATGAATACATGCTAGGTATTAGTAAAAGTCGCTTTAAAGCATTAAATGAAGATCCGCTAAATCCATTGTTTAATCGTTTTGGAGCAGCGTATGCACCAGGGTCAACAATCAAGCCAGTAACGGCAGCAATTGGATTAGAAGCAGGAACATTAGATCCTTCTGTCGGCTTGCAGATTGATGGGACCACATGGCAAAAAGACAGTTCTTGGGGAGATTACCGAGTTACTCGTCTGCATCCAGAAGCACCGAATCCAGTTGATTTAAATACAGCGTTCGTTTATTCTGACAACATTTATTTTGCACGACAAGCACTCGAAATGGGAAACAATGCATTTGTTTCTGGATTAAAGAATTTCGGCTTTGAAGAAGAAATACCTTTTGCTTTAGAATTACAAACTTCACAAATTTCCAATGAAGGAACAATTGGATCTGAAGGACAACTCGCAGATACGTCATTTGGCCAAGGTCAAATGCTAACCAATATTCTTCACCTAGCTTCTATGTATGAGCCGTTCTTAACAGATGGGACTATGCACAAACCGTTATTGTTCATGGATGAAGAAAAAAGCCAAGTGTGGAAAGAAGATTTACTTAGTGCAGAAAATGCTGAAGTTCTTCGAGAAGGGTTGCGAAATGTCGTTGTCGAAGGCTACGCACAATCAGCAAATAGCAAAACGGTTAAGATCGCTGGGAAAACAGGGACAGCTGAATTGAAAGGGAAAATTGGAGAAGATGGCAAAGAAAATGGCTTTTTCGTTGCCTACGACTCGGAAAGTCCTGACTTTATTTTAGCTATGATGATCGAATCGATTGAAGACAACGGTGGCAGTGATTACGTTGCCGGATTTGCAGCAAAAGTATTTGAAGAATACAAAGCACGATAA
- the ilvD gene encoding dihydroxy-acid dehydratase, which translates to MKKDLRINSKVFEGAMKAPNRAMLRSVGVTDEDFKKPMIGVASTWSEVTPCNIHIGDLAISAKKGAREAGGVPFIFNTITVSDGISMGTEGMKYSLSSRDVIADSIETVVGAESLDGLVAIGGCDKNIPGCLIAIANSEVPAVFVYGGTIAPGRHNGQDIDIVSVFEGVGQHNNGDISDDTLRSIECSACPGAGSCGGMYTANTMASAAEAMGMSLPGSSSNPAVSAEKRADCEKAGAAVHNLLELGIYPKNIMTKEAFENAITVVMVLGGSTNAILHLLAIAHAAEVDLTIDDFNIMQKKVPHLADLKPSGQYVMQDLHEVGGVQAVMKMLLEAGFLHGDCMTVTGKTVAENLREVPGLSEGQKVIMPFDNPKRQDGPLIVLKGNLSPSGAVAKVSGVKVKRHTGPARVFNNEKDATAAVMANEINKGDVLVIRYVGPKGGPGMPEMLSVSAILVGKGMDASVALLTDGRFSGGTHGLVVGHLAPEAQVGGPIALLEEGDIVTIDSELQEISMDVSEVEIEERRKHWVAPPLHRKGVLGKYAHNVSCSSKGAVTDYLNR; encoded by the coding sequence ATGAAAAAAGATTTGCGTATCAATAGTAAAGTTTTTGAAGGTGCCATGAAAGCACCGAATCGAGCGATGCTTCGCTCAGTTGGTGTAACCGATGAAGATTTTAAAAAACCAATGATTGGTGTTGCTAGCACATGGAGTGAGGTAACTCCATGTAATATACATATTGGCGACTTAGCGATCAGTGCCAAAAAAGGCGCACGAGAAGCTGGAGGCGTCCCGTTTATATTTAATACCATTACTGTATCTGACGGCATTTCAATGGGAACAGAAGGAATGAAATATTCTCTTTCTAGTCGAGATGTAATTGCAGATTCGATTGAAACAGTAGTAGGTGCAGAAAGTTTAGATGGTCTAGTGGCGATTGGTGGTTGCGATAAAAATATTCCAGGTTGTTTGATCGCAATTGCAAACTCTGAAGTACCTGCTGTGTTTGTTTACGGGGGAACAATCGCTCCAGGACGCCATAACGGTCAAGATATTGACATTGTCTCGGTATTTGAAGGTGTTGGCCAACACAATAATGGAGACATTAGCGATGATACACTCCGCAGTATCGAATGTAGTGCCTGTCCAGGAGCGGGGTCATGCGGTGGGATGTATACTGCTAACACAATGGCATCTGCAGCTGAAGCAATGGGCATGAGTTTGCCTGGAAGTTCTTCAAATCCTGCGGTATCAGCAGAAAAACGAGCAGATTGTGAAAAAGCAGGAGCCGCTGTGCATAATTTACTGGAACTTGGTATTTATCCAAAAAACATTATGACAAAAGAAGCGTTTGAAAATGCCATTACAGTTGTGATGGTTCTTGGCGGGTCAACAAATGCTATTCTTCATTTATTAGCAATTGCTCATGCAGCAGAAGTTGATTTAACAATTGATGACTTTAATATTATGCAAAAAAAGGTGCCGCATTTGGCAGATTTAAAACCGAGTGGCCAATACGTCATGCAAGATTTACATGAAGTGGGTGGCGTTCAAGCCGTGATGAAAATGTTACTAGAAGCAGGCTTTTTACACGGAGATTGTATGACGGTCACCGGTAAAACAGTAGCAGAAAATCTACGAGAAGTTCCTGGACTGTCAGAAGGTCAAAAAGTCATCATGCCATTCGATAATCCAAAACGACAAGATGGGCCATTAATTGTATTAAAAGGAAACCTATCACCAAGTGGTGCGGTAGCAAAAGTTTCTGGCGTGAAAGTAAAACGCCACACTGGACCAGCTCGCGTTTTCAATAATGAAAAAGATGCAACAGCAGCTGTCATGGCAAATGAAATTAACAAAGGCGACGTCTTGGTTATTCGTTATGTTGGACCAAAAGGAGGGCCGGGTATGCCAGAAATGTTGTCGGTATCTGCAATTCTTGTTGGTAAAGGAATGGATGCCTCTGTTGCGTTGTTAACAGACGGTCGTTTTTCAGGTGGAACCCATGGCTTAGTAGTTGGTCATCTCGCACCAGAAGCTCAAGTTGGTGGGCCCATTGCTTTGCTTGAAGAAGGAGATATCGTAACCATTGATTCTGAACTACAAGAAATTTCAATGGACGTCTCAGAAGTGGAAATAGAAGAACGGCGCAAGCACTGGGTCGCGCCACCACTTCATAGAAAAGGTGTTCTTGGAAAGTATGCACATAACGTTTCTTGTTCTTCTAAAGGAGCAGTCACCGACTACTTGAATCGTTAA
- a CDS encoding TRAP transporter substrate-binding protein yields the protein MTKKKVGFVSLMLASVLALTACGDSDNDSSSGGEGSDEKFVLQAGHSLPDDHPYHLGLIEMADAVEERTDGQVTIEVFANSEIGAERELTEGMGLGTVDLVVSSTAPVTNFVPELGVLDVPFLFKDRDSAVEVLEGDIGDELFAKMKDNGIIGLSWGENGYRHITNAVRPIETPKDLEGLKIRTQENEIHLAAFEALGAQPTPMAWTEAITALQQGVVDAQENPAIVADQFSLYDANQKYMSLTGHVYSVAIYMMSQKTYDKLPEELRDIVVEEGQKAGARERDLIVEMEKESIQTLKDQGMEIIEDIDVAPFQKAVQPVYETIEYQDLLNEILDAQ from the coding sequence ATGACGAAAAAGAAGGTTGGATTTGTTTCACTTATGTTGGCGAGTGTCTTGGCTTTAACAGCGTGTGGAGATTCGGATAATGATTCATCATCAGGAGGCGAAGGATCAGACGAGAAATTTGTTTTACAGGCAGGGCATTCTTTGCCTGATGATCATCCCTATCACCTAGGTCTAATAGAAATGGCAGATGCGGTTGAAGAACGAACAGATGGACAAGTAACAATCGAAGTTTTTGCGAATAGTGAAATTGGTGCAGAACGTGAACTAACAGAAGGTATGGGGCTGGGAACAGTAGATTTAGTTGTTTCTTCAACAGCACCTGTTACTAACTTTGTACCAGAACTAGGTGTTCTGGATGTCCCGTTCTTATTTAAAGATCGAGATTCAGCAGTAGAAGTACTCGAAGGAGATATTGGAGATGAGTTGTTTGCAAAAATGAAAGACAATGGCATCATCGGCCTATCGTGGGGAGAAAATGGCTATCGTCACATTACCAATGCTGTTCGCCCAATCGAAACACCTAAAGACTTGGAGGGCTTAAAAATCAGAACGCAAGAAAATGAAATTCATTTAGCTGCATTTGAAGCACTTGGTGCACAGCCAACTCCGATGGCTTGGACTGAAGCGATTACAGCATTGCAACAAGGAGTAGTAGATGCACAAGAAAATCCTGCGATTGTTGCAGATCAATTTAGTTTATATGATGCCAACCAAAAGTATATGAGTTTAACTGGTCACGTTTATTCGGTTGCAATTTATATGATGAGTCAAAAAACATATGACAAATTACCAGAAGAACTACGTGACATTGTTGTCGAAGAAGGACAAAAAGCAGGAGCAAGAGAGCGTGATCTGATTGTAGAAATGGAAAAAGAATCAATTCAAACGTTAAAAGATCAAGGAATGGAAATTATTGAGGATATCGATGTAGCTCCTTTCCAAAAAGCAGTCCAACCTGTATATGAAACAATTGAATATCAAGATCTATTAAATGAAATTCTAGATGCTCAGTAA
- a CDS encoding alpha-glucosidase yields the protein MKETWWKEAVVYQIYPRSFNDSNGDGIGDLAGITEKLDYLDELGVNIIWICPVYKSPNIDNGYDVSDYQAIMEEMGTMDDFNGLLEEIHKRGMRLILDLVLNHTSDQHPWFLESKASRHNAKRNWYVWRDQPTNWESIFGGPAWTFDPKTGQYYLHIYSKNQVDLNWENQDMREAIYDMIHWWLAKGVDGFRVDAINHLKKDYRNMPNPQNLPYIPAWEKFTEVEGLQTILAELRDRAFAKHDIVTIGEANSVKSQGLKKWIGEKYGKFNMIFQLEAIEAASSNLKSGLDVIDLKEVLNRWQKAAYGIAWNTLYIENHDRPRTVSIWGNDQNYWFESATALGCMYFFMQGTPFIYQGQEIGMTNAPFDDIDMYRDIETKNIYRYKRKEGASHQEIMKMIKKISRDHARTPMQWNDQDFAGFSTVKPWLAVNPNYKWLNVEAQKDNPKSIWSFYKKMIHLRQNWKVLIYGTTDLADSGCSDVYAYVREDHYTKMLIASNLSERTCTWNSPYDAELLLSNYSKREKGVLQPYEACVYFLKKPIY from the coding sequence TTGAAAGAAACTTGGTGGAAAGAAGCAGTAGTTTACCAAATTTACCCTAGAAGTTTTAACGATTCAAATGGTGATGGAATTGGTGATTTAGCAGGAATAACAGAAAAACTAGATTATTTAGATGAACTAGGCGTAAACATAATTTGGATTTGTCCAGTTTACAAATCGCCCAATATAGACAATGGCTATGACGTAAGTGATTATCAAGCAATTATGGAAGAAATGGGAACTATGGATGATTTCAATGGTTTGCTTGAAGAAATTCATAAACGTGGAATGAGGTTGATTCTCGATTTGGTGCTCAATCACACTAGTGATCAGCATCCTTGGTTTTTAGAATCCAAAGCTTCGCGACACAACGCAAAACGAAACTGGTATGTATGGCGTGATCAACCAACCAATTGGGAAAGTATTTTTGGAGGTCCAGCTTGGACATTTGATCCGAAAACTGGGCAATATTATTTACACATTTACTCGAAAAACCAAGTTGATTTGAATTGGGAAAACCAAGACATGCGTGAAGCTATTTATGACATGATTCATTGGTGGTTAGCTAAAGGCGTGGATGGATTTCGTGTAGATGCCATTAATCATTTAAAAAAGGATTATCGTAATATGCCGAATCCACAAAACTTGCCCTATATTCCGGCTTGGGAAAAGTTCACGGAAGTAGAAGGGCTGCAAACGATATTGGCGGAGCTTCGCGATCGGGCGTTTGCTAAGCATGACATTGTGACCATAGGTGAAGCGAATAGCGTTAAATCACAAGGATTGAAAAAATGGATTGGAGAAAAATACGGAAAGTTTAATATGATTTTTCAATTGGAAGCCATTGAAGCAGCAAGTAGCAATTTGAAGAGTGGCTTAGACGTGATTGATTTAAAAGAAGTATTAAACCGGTGGCAAAAAGCTGCATATGGCATTGCGTGGAATACGCTTTATATTGAAAATCACGATCGTCCACGAACCGTTTCCATTTGGGGCAATGACCAAAATTATTGGTTTGAAAGCGCCACAGCGTTAGGGTGTATGTACTTTTTCATGCAAGGCACTCCGTTCATATACCAAGGCCAAGAAATTGGCATGACTAACGCGCCGTTTGACGACATCGACATGTACCGAGATATTGAAACAAAAAACATTTACCGGTATAAGCGAAAAGAAGGAGCATCTCATCAAGAAATTATGAAGATGATTAAAAAAATTAGTCGAGACCATGCGCGTACGCCTATGCAATGGAATGATCAGGATTTCGCGGGGTTTTCAACGGTCAAGCCATGGCTAGCTGTAAATCCAAACTACAAGTGGCTAAATGTCGAGGCTCAAAAAGACAATCCAAAATCCATTTGGTCATTCTACAAAAAAATGATTCATTTGAGACAAAACTGGAAAGTGCTCATTTATGGAACGACTGACTTAGCTGATTCAGGATGTTCGGATGTGTATGCGTATGTTCGAGAAGACCATTACACCAAAATGCTGATTGCATCAAATTTAAGTGAAAGAACCTGTACATGGAACAGTCCGTACGATGCTGAACTTTTGCTAAGCAATTACAGCAAACGTGAAAAAGGTGTATTGCAGCCTTACGAAGCGTGTGTTTACTTTTTGAAAAAACCAATTTACTAA